In Centropristis striata isolate RG_2023a ecotype Rhode Island chromosome 5, C.striata_1.0, whole genome shotgun sequence, a single genomic region encodes these proteins:
- the fam3a gene encoding protein FAM3A produces the protein MRLTGPLRAVAVLLLVGLTWLLANTLFGGESGSSVRHFFSGENKEPTPAEPRPRKFKCGLSAPCPPKHLAFRLVSGAANVIGPKICLEDKMLVSSVKNNVGRGLNIALVNGVTGELLDTKTFDTWAGDISELLKFLRPLHEGTLVFVASFDDAATKLNDESRRLFEELGSTAVKELAFRDSWVFVGAKGIENKSPFEQRMKNSKSSNKYEGWPESLEMDGCIPLRPPLEG, from the exons ATGAGACTAACAG GCCCCCTGAGAGCCGTGgcggtgctgctgctggtggggcTCACCTGGCTGCTGGCCAACACCTTGTTTGGAGGAGAGAGCGGCTCGTCTGTTCGCCATTTCTTCAGCG gtgAAAACAAGGAACCAACACCTG CTGAACCTCGCCCCCGGAAATTTAAATGTGGACTTTCGGCTCCTTGTCCCCCGAAACATTTGGCTTTCCGTCTGGTGTCCGGAGCTGCAAACGTCATCGGGCCTAAAATCTGCCTGGAGGACAAGAT GTTGGTGAGCAGCGTGAAGAACAACGTTGGCAGAGGACTCAACATCGCTTTAGTGAACG GGGTGACAGGAGAGCTCTTGGACACGAAGACGTTTGATACGTGGGCAGGAG ATATTTCTGAGCTGCTGAAGTTTCTCCGACCGCTCCACGAAGGAACTCTCGTGTTTGTGGCTTCCTTTGACGATGCAGCTACAAA GTTGAACGATGAGTCCCGGCGGCTGTTTGAGGAGCTGGGGAGCACGGCGGTGAAGGAGCTGGCCTTCAGAGACAGCTGGGTGTTTGTTGGAGCCAAAGGCATCGAGAACAAGAGTCCCTTTGAGCAG CGGATGAAGAACAGTAAGAGCAGCAACAAGTACGAAGGCTGGCCCGAGTCTCTGGAGATGGACGGCTGTATCCCTCTGAGACCGCCCCTGGAGGGGTAA